The following coding sequences lie in one Streptococcus suis genomic window:
- the coaD gene encoding pantetheine-phosphate adenylyltransferase — MSDKIGLFTGSFDPITNGHLDLIERASGLFDKLYVGVFTNPKKAGLLTGLERKAILEKLFVGMENIEVVLSENELVVDVAKRYGVTHLVRGLRNATDLEYESSFDFYNRQLAPDLETIYLIAKPELKFVSSSQVRELLYFKQDIGPYVPEIVSEEIRKNEEK, encoded by the coding sequence ATGTCAGATAAGATTGGATTGTTTACGGGCTCATTTGACCCCATTACCAATGGACACTTGGACTTAATTGAACGAGCGAGTGGACTATTTGATAAATTATATGTGGGAGTTTTTACCAATCCTAAAAAGGCAGGACTCTTGACGGGCTTGGAGAGAAAAGCCATTTTGGAGAAGCTTTTTGTAGGAATGGAGAATATCGAGGTCGTTCTGTCTGAAAATGAATTGGTAGTCGATGTAGCTAAGCGCTATGGAGTGACACATTTGGTCCGAGGATTGCGTAATGCGACCGATTTGGAATATGAGTCAAGTTTTGATTTTTACAATCGTCAGTTGGCGCCAGATTTGGAAACTATTTATTTAATCGCCAAGCCAGAGCTTAAGTTCGTATCATCCAGCCAGGTTCGAGAATTGCTGTATTTCAAACAGGATATAGGTCCTTATGTTCCAGAAATTGTTAGTGAGGAGATTAGAAAGAATGAAGAAAAATAG
- the rsmD gene encoding 16S rRNA (guanine(966)-N(2))-methyltransferase RsmD: MRIVSGSYGGRPLKTLDGKTTRPTSDKVRGAMFNMIGPYFEGGRVLDLYAGSGGLSIEAISRGMESAVLVERDRRAQAIIRENIAMTKEADKFQLLAMEARQALNSVEGPFDLVFLDPPYAEQEIEDVITELCRRDLLADDVMVVCETDKAVSLPEEIAELGIWKEKLYGISKVTVYVR; this comes from the coding sequence ATGAGAATTGTATCGGGAAGCTATGGTGGAAGGCCACTGAAAACGTTAGATGGAAAGACAACCAGACCGACATCGGATAAGGTCCGTGGAGCCATGTTTAATATGATTGGTCCCTATTTTGAGGGGGGGAGAGTTCTTGACTTGTACGCCGGCAGTGGTGGTTTATCTATCGAGGCTATATCTCGTGGCATGGAGTCAGCAGTTCTGGTTGAGCGAGATCGACGAGCACAAGCCATTATCCGTGAAAATATTGCAATGACTAAGGAAGCAGATAAATTTCAGCTTCTAGCAATGGAAGCTAGACAGGCTTTGAACAGTGTGGAAGGGCCTTTCGACCTGGTATTCTTGGACCCTCCTTATGCAGAGCAGGAAATTGAAGATGTGATAACAGAACTTTGTCGCCGTGACTTACTAGCAGATGATGTTATGGTAGTCTGCGAAACGGATAAGGCGGTCTCTCTTCCGGAGGAAATAGCAGAGCTGGGGATATGGAAAGAAAAACTCTACGGAATTAGTAAGGTAACAGTATATGTCAGATAA
- a CDS encoding serine protease, translating into MEKKFEKLSLAEIGIISFMGLILLISLGASWYKNAQSETSDTKTVQQVPNQKKTVDTLFQDAENAVIVLEGTHTEEKLAEAQSAVNKVTDATKKAALQKRIDQVKELVGQQTDAQTQAKLKAELVRAEAAQKVADEKKISETGTSQSTDLTEASETSQESYVVPNQNIYGNQSVSSTSQYTSSVASTSTSTSVPPTSEGAPVVETPTVSETPAETTDSTTSLVESVETVPTADESSPDNP; encoded by the coding sequence ATGGAAAAGAAATTTGAAAAGTTGTCATTGGCAGAAATTGGCATTATTTCTTTTATGGGACTTATTTTATTGATTAGCTTAGGCGCTAGTTGGTATAAAAATGCTCAAAGCGAAACAAGTGATACAAAGACAGTACAGCAAGTGCCCAATCAGAAAAAAACGGTTGATACATTATTTCAGGATGCTGAGAATGCTGTCATTGTATTAGAAGGAACACATACTGAAGAGAAACTTGCAGAGGCACAATCTGCAGTAAACAAGGTTACGGATGCGACTAAAAAAGCAGCATTACAGAAACGGATTGACCAAGTAAAAGAGCTAGTGGGACAGCAGACAGATGCTCAAACACAGGCTAAGCTAAAAGCGGAGTTGGTCAGGGCGGAAGCAGCCCAAAAAGTAGCTGATGAGAAAAAAATATCTGAAACAGGGACCAGTCAGTCAACGGACCTTACTGAAGCTAGTGAGACCTCACAAGAATCTTATGTAGTACCTAATCAAAATATATATGGAAACCAAAGTGTGAGTTCAACAAGCCAGTATACAAGCAGCGTGGCGTCAACTAGTACAAGTACTTCAGTGCCTCCGACTAGTGAAGGAGCACCTGTGGTAGAAACTCCAACAGTTTCTGAAACACCGGCGGAAACGACGGATTCAACAACTAGCCTGGTTGAGTCAGTAGAAACAGTTCCAACAGCTGACGAGAGTTCGCCAGATAATCCGTAG
- a CDS encoding rhodanese-like domain-containing protein, protein METFWVFLVFLAVLGAWMGFNYWRLRRAATVIDNAEFAEKIHGGQLIDLRDPSEFNRKHILGARNIPYQQLRQSTAALRKDRPVLIYENDRGQLVTPAALHLKKQGFNEIYILSYGLNGWNGKVKTTK, encoded by the coding sequence ATGGAAACATTTTGGGTATTTTTAGTATTTTTGGCAGTATTGGGAGCCTGGATGGGCTTTAATTACTGGAGATTGCGCCGTGCGGCGACGGTGATTGATAATGCAGAATTTGCAGAAAAGATACACGGAGGTCAGTTGATTGACCTGCGAGATCCGAGTGAGTTTAATCGTAAGCATATCTTAGGCGCGAGAAATATTCCTTACCAGCAATTGCGCCAGTCTACAGCTGCTTTGCGTAAGGACAGACCTGTCTTAATCTATGAGAATGATCGTGGTCAGTTGGTAACGCCTGCAGCCCTTCATCTGAAGAAACAGGGCTTTAACGAAATCTATATTTTAAGCTATGGTCTAAACGGATGGAATGGTAAGGTAAAAACAACTAAGTAG